A window of Phragmites australis chromosome 2, lpPhrAust1.1, whole genome shotgun sequence genomic DNA:
AACTTAACAAGATTCCACCAGTAAAAAGAACgagaaaagtaaaaaaaaggtGTATACTAATGGTAAATATAGTAATAGTAATAGTAATAATACTACAAAGAGACTGATAACCTAAGTCATGGTTCAACCACATGGATTACTGATATTCCATGATAAGAAAATGCACAAGTAAGAAATAGTACTTCGTTATTTAGGCAATGAGGTGAATATCTAAAACAGTACATAACCTTGAACATATCAGTATCCCATACAATGCAAAAAGAAACTGTTATAGTCAATATTACAAGTCCAGAAAAGAAAGTTAACATGGCACACATCATTGAACATATCCATGTTCATACAAATGACTGAACCTACATGTGGCATAGTTACTTAAACTAGAAGCAATTAACTAGCGATCAAAATTGTTATGGACATATTTCTGTATAGCACATAACTTTCGAGGCATAAAAGGTGTAGCATAACTATTGGCAAGTTAGAGCTAGTTATCTATTACCAAGATATTTAAAGCGCATCTCTCAGAGTATTAAATTGACTCAATTGTGTAACTCAAAAGATTACCAGCCTAGGTGCAGGATCTCTATTAGACAGGTAGACATATATCTCACGACAAAGTCCAACAAGATCTGCACTCATGATTGAATTGGACTCAACAGATAAACCATGTATTATAGAAGAAAATAGATCCTTTGCAACAAActgtctcaactcagcctgGTTTGTAGCAACAGCGAGATGAATCAGCGCACCACAAAAGGAGATGACTTTTGTCACTGCGTCACTATCTGTCCAAGTGAACACTTCAACTGATATCCTCAATGCAGGAAGGGCAGTGCCAATATGAACCATAAGAAATCTGCAAAGGAAAAATAATTTGTCTTTATTGAGGTGCTATTCAATGACATTAAAGAAATACTTCATTCTTTTTTATATgatgatttaaaaaaaaactaggccACAGGGAGAAAACGTCCCCCTGGCTTTGTCTTAAGAGAGGGGAGTGCCGAACCCTTTAGGGAGGTACTCACACGACCTGCGAACACCCAGGTTCGAAACCGGGTGGGCGGCTTCTCAATTGGAGGCTCTACCAACCGAGCTATTGCTCGGTTCGCTTATATGATGATTTAGACGTCTTGAGGTCAAACTTTCTAATGTAACCACCACTATGGttaaaattatcaaaatttGACAAATGAAACTATAGCAACTAGATTTCCTTAAAAGTATTTTTACAATATTACAATATTATACTCCCTCCATTGTAATAAGCTTGGCGTTTTAGCCAcgaaaaagaaatatgtttgttttAGGACTCCAAGGACAAAAGCCATATTGTGCATGTTTCTTCCCAAACTACCCAAGCTTGCGAACTGGGcagtagctcagttggttagtgCCTCCAGTAGAGAGGACGGCCACCCGAGCTCGAATCCAGGCCGTACCGGTTTGTGGGTACCTCCCTAACAAACCGGTTTCGGTGAGTTTCCTGGTCAGCCAAGGTTCGGTGCTCCCCTaccttaaatttaaaaaatgccTAGGGGGAGTCTCTCCTCGTGgtcgaggaaaaaaaaaaccaagctTCCATTTAATGGGCACTTTGTTTTTGAGTTACAGCTATGAGATGGAGATACAACAAAGTACGGAAGCAAGATAATTAAATGGAGGCAGATCTGTCAATTTATATCAGGCATCAATTCTTGTGCAAAGAGATAACACGTCAAACATATTAGAACAGAGGTAGTAAATTTTTGTAATACAAGGTTATAAAAAGGAATGGTCAAAAGTACATCTCAGCGAATGTAAAGGTCAGTAACATcgaataaaaaagaacagaggTGTATGAGATAAATCGCACAAGAGGCTAGAAATTTTGTATTACCCAATGAGAGAACTTGAAGCAAAGGACTCCAGATTCTTGAGAGAAGAATCCATCCGGTTGGAAGGTCCAAGTTGTTCCAAGGACGGAAGTCCACTATTTAAGCTAGGTGATGCTAAAGCCCAAAGCACAGAACATACTTCGCGAGTCAAGTCACGTAGCAGCTTCTCTTCCATTACCTCTACCTTCAGTTCAGACCCAGAAAGATTACCAATGCTGTCTGGAACCTTAGCCCGGCCCTCATGAAGAAGACCGGACCAAGAATAATGAAGAGCTTGCTGACAGTGGACAAATAATGGCTGCAAAAGGTTCAGTAGCCACACTTGCCATAGTTCAGCAGGGCAATATTTAACAAACGGAATAATAACAAGGTGGATAAGTTGGCGCAAATGCCGAAACTCCATAACTTGCACATTCTCCATAAGAGCAAGGGTGGCAGAGGAACCCTCTATGCATCCATAGAATGCTTCCCCAAGAGTAGCTGCTAATCCCAAAACATTGTACCTGCAGTATGATAATTTTTCACATGGGTCAAATAAAGATTACAGCAAACATGATCATTGGTTTCTTACCTTTTGCAAActgcaagatttttttttcttgtcacTCAAAGTGTCGATCAAGTATTAATTTATTATTACATGTGCAAGGATTATAAGGATAGTTCGAACCAACCAAGTGTTCAAAAACCAGACATTACATGACCTAATATGGGAAATACACgggcttgtttggtttgaaCCACAAAAGGCCCTACCAAAACTTGGTGGTGCCCAAAACCATGGCACAACCAGGTAAGAGGACATTGTTTGGATTATAGCCACATCATCTACAAATTATTTGGTAAACTTGGTACTCTAGCATTTGGTTTAGAAGCGATTTTTTGTTTCCAAATTTTATCAACTTCACTTGTTACCTTTCAGTGTTTGGTTTAACTCCTATCTTACTTAACCTCCACCAAATTGTGTTTCAGCAGCTTCTCAATTGTTTGAACAATCAGTCATACTAATCTTAGTTACGTCGTGGCTTAAACAAAGCTAGTATGGAGCCTTTTGTTGCATTTCTCAACCGAGATGGTGCAGTAGAGTTAATAAATGGGAGTGAACTCTGAGATAAAGGACTCAGTAATTTGGCTCGCAAACATTTGACTAAGATTTTTACCGCCCAAGTTTTTGCCCACAGATTGGCTGAAAAAGGCTAGATCACGAGTAACTATGTAAGGGCTTGCCAAAAGTAGGTAAATATCTAAGCAAGGctaccaaccaaacacacccaaaTCCCATTCTAACTGTAGGTTAGCCATTTTGCTGCTAATGTTGTTAGACAACAATATAGAAACAAAAATTTGCATTGCTCAATTCCATTTTTTCCACAGGTATTCTCCAGTGGCAGTAAGCTCCCAAAAAAACATGCCCCTTCAGTACTTCTGCATATCCAGTGCCCTTTTGAGATAAAACCAGGAAACAGAGAacagtaaaaaaaatctaataaatgGCTACAATTCTTACCCACTGTCACGGATCCCACGTAGCCAGTTTCTTATGTTATTTTCCTTGGACTCACCCTCTCTTTGAGCATCCAGCAATCCATCAGCAGGTGCAACCTGGACTTTGGTGAGTTTACCTGTCACTCCTAGAAGGCTAGCCTGCTCTGCAACAGTCATGCTTTTTGCTGCTTTGATTTCCTCTGTCTGAGACACAGCAAACGGCTCAGCCCAAAGCGCATGTATGCATCGCAGCAGCTGAAgatcagaataaaaaaaaaagccaagTTAAATCTCTGGTGGGTTATCAGCTTAGCCACTGCACAAATAGAGTACCACAGAAAGATTATAGCAGGATTCCGTAATATCATAGAACCTCCATTCTTGATGTTCTTATAATTATCTCAATTGACAATCAAGAAGTGACAAAAATACCTTTAAGAGAGGAGGCAGAATCCATGGTAGATGTGAAGACATTGGATGCAGATTACCAGGTACTGCCATTGCGGTGGGTGCTTGTGGAGTTGCTGTAGACTTTTTGGTTCCGCTTCTCTTTAGTGCCTTTTCAAATAATGTAACCGTGTGGTAAATTGACCACATAAATTGGCTATCAccaaacatgtttgtcaaaCCAGATGGGTCAGACAAGTATGCAGTTTGCCATTCCACTTGTGTCCACATTTTGTTAAGAGGTTCAAGTAACCAGGCCAGGACTTCCTGTTGCTGTTGAATCCTATGAAGGCAATTAAGATACAAATTACGATAGAAGCAACACTAACAATACCATACTCGTAGGCATAAATGCAAAAAGTTTAGTGGCCAAATACCCAGCAGAGGATGCCATCACAAGAAACGCTTCACATAGGTGATTATGTTCACCACGTAGTAAGCGACCCTCTCCTTGAAGGTAAGCCATGGTATCAGCAATGTTCTGCATCATTGGAAAAGCATATTAAACAACCAAAAGAGAGCAGAAACAATGGTGAAAGCAAAACAAAAGCGATACATGCAAAATAAATTAGAACAAGATACTCAAACAACACACTTGCATTCTTGTTTATTCAGATCCTTTTCACCTCAAGAATGAAAGCTGGCAACACTAACAGTAACCACCTAAGTGCATCATATATGCATCTCTTAACTTGTTTACATGTACTGTAGAACTGTAGCAATAAATTATTATTCATAAACTTTGCAACTTAAGTTCTACAAAATATTTTGTAGTCCAAAAGGAATGGAAATTAGATACAACTAAAATATTTCAATGTAACAAGACCTGCTTGCACTTACAGTTATTTACATGGTCACAAAGTAAGGCAAGGGCTAATCCCGGCAGGGTTTTCCAAAGGGTACCAGAGAACAAATCCCAGCCAAATAGCATCTAAAAATACTTTAATTCAAATTAATGAACCGTGTTCCGGATGAAATGGGCCAGGTACAGGTCATTCTACGCAGCCTTTCCTGGTTACCTGCCAGTAATCAGTAATGCCTACGgtcccatttttctttttttggcaaaaCCAGAATCTGAACTCTGGTAAATACCACCTTTTATGTTAGAAACCGTCAAAAGTTGAAACCAATACAGTTGAGTTAAAACGAGACCATACATAAAAATCTGAACAAAATCAAAAATCTTTATTTAGGCTTAGTTTGGTATTGCAGTGGCTTATAATCCAAAACTTTATTTTACTACTTTTGGACATGTTAACCATTTCAAAGCATCTATTTAGCATCCTTTCAGAGCCATAACATCAAATCTTAATAGAATAAAGTTTCCCTAACAGCAAATATGCCATTGtgcagcacagcacagcacagcaaGCACAGCACAGCAATCACATACTACCAATATAAACTTCACAGTGAAGCACAACACAGCTCAATAATACCAAATCGAGCCTAATCCCATCAATGAAAGCACCTTTCAGACCATTAAGTTTTCATCATTTTACAATTATTATATCATGAAAACACACTTTTTCTTTTGTGAATAGAAGGATGAACAGGGAATGGAAGTCAAAAAACACAACTGCACTTGACAAACTTGAAGATATACTGTAACTGGTCTGCCATAGAATACCAGACTGTCATAAAGCAACTCCATGTAGAACAAAATAACAACTGCCAACTTGGCAATCGATTGCGAGCTAAGCCTGACCTTCATGTGAGGCAGAAGTGCTTTATCAGCAGCTCTTGATATACGAATAAATGACGAGCAAATCTGCAATCTGGCAAGGCGGGAATTGTTTGATGAGTCCTGTGGGTACAGCCAATGACAGAAATGAGAAATGTAAACACAAAACTTGCATAATGAACATGGTAACCAAATAATTCAAGTATAGCGAACAtcagaaataaaataaacagCAAGGCATGATTGTGCATGGAAAATTTTGTTGAGCTCAAAGTAGTGTTCGTATTTCATTTCTGCAACATCACTCGTGGAATTGAATTGGACGAAGGGTTTCAATCTCCAGCCATACTGCTTCATACAATCAGAGTACGAAAAGTATTTTACTGCAGCAAGGAAGTAAATGTACCTGAAATGTAATGGGGAGAGATGTCAACAGTTCAAAAAGCTTATTAACAACACTGGCGACTGCATCTGGATAATGTCTCAGGAAAGGACCCAAAGCATCCAAATAATGACCGTGAATAACTGCAAGGTTTGGTTCTGTCCACTTTAAAGAAAGAAGCTGCTGAAGTAAGCCTGGTTGACAAGCAGAAGGAAACTCAGCACACTGTACATCCAACAGTAAGCTAAGATAAAGTAAGGTTGGGTGAAACCTTCaaaaatattatgaatttgGGATTTTGTCTCGTGATCAGTCTTTCCATAATCAACTGAGCCATCAAATATGGCACTAACAACTGCTTCAAGCCCCAGTTGAGCACCTTCCATTGCATCAAGATCCTGAAACCAAAATTTAATGCACAAAGGTAGGTAAACACATGAATTAGAATGTAATATTTCTTCAACCAAAGTGGAAAGCCAAATCATCAAGTTGATGTGGTAACTGTATGTAGCTAATCCAACCTGTGGGGATTTagttgcttgattagtgtcccCAAAAACAACATTTACTCTCTGTACAACGCTTGCTGCAGTTATAACAGGTCTTTGAGAAGCAATGACTTTAATGAGATCCAACTGCATGAAGCATAAAAATACTTGTTAAGTAGCAAAAGCATAAGATACAGTTAACTGTGTCGCAAACAGAAAGAGGTCTGATAATTTCTATATTTGGCCCTAAAAGGGTACTGCAAATTACCttctataatttatttatttatatatacattTGGGATCATCCCAAATGTTTACCCTAAAAAGACTGCAAGGTGAACATTTCACCACTATAACAAATCACAAGATCAAATTGAAAACTTGCAAGAAAGGATAAGGCAGTAGGCAATTGCATGTTATATGTATGAAGGTAAATAGACACCAACAGAAAGACTTAAATGTACTATAGAATATAGATAACTGGTGACACTCATATGTTTGCTTAACTGCGATCCCTCAAGCAAATATTCAGCAAAACCGTCAAAGAATGAACTCGCAATTAAAAAAAGGACCATCAAAGAGTGGAGATGCAAAAGGTTCAAGGTTACTATAGTGAACTTGTTAAGATGCAGTTGTACTGACATTCCGCAGTCGTCGCATGATAagtccatttagcatgtcagcGTACCAAAATAAGTACCAGAGCAATTTAGCTCTAATTTGGTCCAACGAAATATATTAATGGACAGGGGCAACCACAGATATTCTTTGGTGATTAACAAGGGTTAAGGGCTTTGGCTGTCTATCGAAATAAGGAGAAAACAAGACATACCAATTTGGTGCGGTAGTTGCTAAAATCACTTTTCCCCTCAAGCTCTTCACTCCATAGTTCTACCAACCCGGAGGATGCACTTGCACTGTTCTTGAGCATCTTTTTGAACGAGATGTCCAATATTGTACTGTATATTTCATCAGTAACAAATACTGACAcccctttcttctccttttccattGAACAGTCACCAGTGGATGCAGAATTACCAGTAGCAGAGTTATCACCAGAAACACGTGCAACAGACTTAGCTTTCGATGGTTCTCTCAATACCACCTAGGCAAAGTTTGTGTTAAGTTCTTCTAAGCTACAAAATGATATGGCATGCATTTCAACTATGCAAAAAGAGAGGAGTATACCAGCCAAAATAATAAAGAGTGGAAATGAAGTACAACCCTGTAATGTTGGTAATATTCCAGCATCTGCAAGGAAGCAAAATTAATCGAAGAATGGTAAGAGGTAAGGGACTAACTGGTAAGTGGTAACATGTGGAAATCATCATGttagtgaatttaagatttGCATGAATTTTGATGAACCTATCCAACTAGACACACAAACACAGATGTCCTGGTTGCAAGAttttaaacatgcatgcatggcaggGCGGTATGAATCCCACATCTGCTCCACCTCTTTTGCTTTTCCACGTAATatggaaatagaaaaaacagaaaaacaaaTTGGATGGCGCATATGGGATTCAAACCTAACACCACCACATAGAGAAGCATCTGATCATACAACTACAGCAGTAGTACTTTCTTGTTTAACCCAGGATTGTCGGTCATCTTTATTCTAAACTTTTTAAATTTGAAACTcattttcaaacaaaaaaaaaatgggcagttcttttctgaaatttcagcaccccCACAGATATCTCTTTTGAATCCCTGATGCCAGCTAGCCCTAAAACAAATAAGGGGCGATGCTGCATAACAGCACAAGCAATTATTTACTCTTCAAAAATATGAGAAGTGTATCTGGAAATGCTCACTTGTTGTAGGAAGTGGAAAGTCGTAGCTCCATCAGCTAGTATGCATTGCATGTTAGAAGATCCTAGAGCAACCATTGTCTCACAAACACACGTTGCAAACTCATATTCACTTTCATCAATAGCACTGGGCTGCATCTTAGATCTGGTCAAAAATTGTTGTGAAGTGTTCATCAACACCTGGAAAATGTTGCACATTGTGGCATCATACTCAGCAACTGCAACATCCACAGGTcgttttctgagctaggttacATCGCACAAGCCAACAATATATTAGAAAAGGAACAGGCACCAGTAGAATGAACTTTTAGTTAAGAAGTACGTAAGTCTCTCTGTACCTCTGGCATATTACTTTAAAAAACTCACAAGCATGGAGTTGAAAATCACTGTAAGAAAGCAAGGATCCACATCtgcaaaaattatatattgCTAATGAGACAAATGAGAAAGAATGCCAGCAAAACTCGGTATATCAGAAAATCGAGTCAACTTACCCGTGAATTAAACCAAATCTGGCAAGGTCTGTCACAGGAGCCCATTCAGCGTATGCATTGACAGCATTCAGAACAGCTGTCACTGTCCCTGCATGTTGTTTAGCCAAGTCCATTTGATGTTTCGCGTGCTCACTTAAAGCAGCAACAAAATGTTTCTCAAGTAGCTACAAAATGAGATATTACATGATGCTTATGTTAGTATGCTGTGCACTATCGTGAGCCAAGAGTAACCGACAGAACCAATGCCGTCTTTGGATGCAGCGAAGGACTAAAGACAAACTTACAGAATATAACAGCGGCAAAATTTGTGGAAGTGAGTCAGTAAGGCCACGTAACAGCGATCTCCGTCTATCACCTATTGGATATAACAAATATTTTAACAGAAGAGAAAAAGGTTGTGTTTTTCTCATTTGATGGCTTAAAGTTGAAACGATAGAAGTTTCATTCAAGTCCTGGacagagaaataaaaagaacaaaagaacTTACCCTCTAAATCTTCATTATGGACAGTGATATCCTCTGGAAGCCACCTTAGAATCATGGCAACTAACTCAGCCTAACAGTTAACACAAAAGGATTCCAAAACCAATTCAACTTATTAGATGGTAGAAGAACAGATCTAATGCGGCAAAGCTGCTGGGAAACATACCTCGATAGGACCACGATTAGACAGAGAAACAATAGATGGGAGTAAAGTATTCCATAGTGGAACTCCCTCCCTTCGAACTACCTACAAAGATAAGATATTTGCTAAGAAATAGTATTTAAAGTACAAGTTGTTTTCATACTCTGCAGCTAGTGGATTTCAACAAagtaaaaggaaaaaggaaaaaaggtaAGGTAGCAAACCTCTGCAACTAAAGCAGCTGTTTGACTCTTCAAAGCCCACTCCTCGTGGGGTCCAACAACCTCTGATATCAAATTAATAGTCAAATTAGCAAATTCATTCCGCTCTGCAGCAGCGAGTTCCTCCCACCTCAATCTCACCAAGTGCTGTAAAGATCAACAAGAGAATAATCAGTTGATCCAAGGAGGAGGGTAATTGAGGTAAAAAAGGGCCTCAGTTTGTTGCGAACCCTTTATATGTAAATACTAGCAAGCCACATGTTTACAAGGCCAGGTGGGCCTTTAGTTCGTGTTAGTTTCTATGGTTCGCTTGTATTTTTGGTTCCTTTTATTAGAGAACTTTATCTAAACAGTTGGTCAGATATCATTCCATTGTTTATCCAAATGCATATAAGCTTCTTTGAAGTTAGCACTTCATAATTCTAGAATGGCTTGGTCCAGTTGGTCCTCTTATTTTTCCCTTACGCTCCACCACTGAGGATCATACTAAACATACTCCCTGTGATGATTTTTGTTGggtgtaatttttttcatcagCTTGTTGATTTGTTAGGTGCATGCAGTGAATGAGGAAAAAATAGGTGCATGTTTCCTATTTCAAGCCAGTTAATTAGGTTGACCCAAATCCCAGGGAGTCAACTCCATCCGTGACAAGTTGTATTCTGAGTGACAGAGAGGGGGGAGGCGTGGTGATCTAGAGTGAGTACGGTAAAAATGAATAAAAGTCCATTGCATTTACCATGAGTGATCTAGGCATGGTGTTCTTAGTTCTTGCGCTAAACACAAAGGCGCTCAACAATAATCTACAGAAGGAGTACAATACAACGATAGCTACtggtaaagaaaaaaatattttttttctaaaaaactgcAACAATCAATGCAACATGACCATAATCATCATAGTAATCAGTTCATCATGACCATGATAACCATAGGTTGCGGAGTTTACCTCTGCGATTCAACCATAACAGAGATAATGACTGGTGAGCTAAGTAAAAGTTGCAGTTGCCAAATAAGTAATGCAATAGTAAAACCAGGTATCCGCAATACGCCATTGCAAAAACATTGAAAGCTAATGAAGTAAACCATTGGGAAATGTTGGAAGTTAATAAAATATGCCATTTGAAAACACCAAAAGCTAATAAAAGCAACCCCAAATAAGCACTTGTAGTTTTCAGCTGCATATAAAAGAAGGGCATTTTAGGCCAAACTCGCTATACCTACAACATTATACAAATTCGAGAAGAATTGTCCTTGCACCTTCCTGATTTGTCCTTCTCACCTTATACAAGATAACTCCTTACAACACTCAGAAGCCAGACCAAATCAAAACCACAGGACCACACTCTGTTCCTCTAACACCAACTCAATTAAGCACTTGAATGAAACAAAAGGAACGGAACTAGGCAAGTTTAATAAGGGTAGAGAAATAATCTCACAACACTCCTTACATCTCACCAGCAAGAATAAAACATGACTTCTTTAGATACAGGAAGAGCAGCATTCTAAATAAGTTTTCATGTTCTGCCACGGTAGATTTACAATGCCTGGTTTCAATACGGCATATAAGCAATTTCTAACTTCTTTGATGGGCATGCAATTGATTCCATTAAGGAAAACTGCATGCGAAGAGTACATGATTTACTA
This region includes:
- the LOC133901377 gene encoding protein HASTY 1-like isoform X1; protein product: MAADPAAAAAAAAISAVMDWRSSPDARASAFAYLESVKSGDVRALASVSFLLVRKDQTLEIRLHGFKMLQHLVRLRWEELAAAERNEFANLTINLISEVVGPHEEWALKSQTAALVAEVVRREGVPLWNTLLPSIVSLSNRGPIEAELVAMILRWLPEDITVHNEDLEGDRRRSLLRGLTDSLPQILPLLYSLLEKHFVAALSEHAKHQMDLAKQHAGTVTAVLNAVNAYAEWAPVTDLARFGLIHGCGSLLSYSDFQLHACEFFKVICQRKRPVDVAVAEYDATMCNIFQVLMNTSQQFLTRSKMQPSAIDESEYEFATCVCETMVALGSSNMQCILADGATTFHFLQQMLEYYQHYRVVLHFHSLLFWLVVLREPSKAKSVARVSGDNSATGNSASTGDCSMEKEKKGVSVFVTDEIYSTILDISFKKMLKNSASASSGLVELWSEELEGKSDFSNYRTKLLDLIKVIASQRPVITAASVVQRVNVVFGDTNQATKSPQDLDAMEGAQLGLEAVVSAIFDGSVDYGKTDHETKSQIHNIFEGLLQQLLSLKWTEPNLAVIHGHYLDALGPFLRHYPDAVASVVNKLFELLTSLPITFQDSSNNSRLARLQICSSFIRISRAADKALLPHMKNIADTMAYLQGEGRLLRGEHNHLCEAFLVMASSAGIQQQQEVLAWLLEPLNKMWTQVEWQTAYLSDPSGLTNMFGDSQFMWSIYHTVTLFEKALKRSGTKKSTATPQAPTAMAVPGNLHPMSSHLPWILPPLLKLLRCIHALWAEPFAVSQTEEIKAAKSMTVAEQASLLGVTGKLTKVQVAPADGLLDAQREGESKENNIRNWLRGIRDSGYNVLGLAATLGEAFYGCIEGSSATLALMENVQVMEFRHLRQLIHLVIIPFVKYCPAELWQVWLLNLLQPLFVHCQQALHYSWSGLLHEGRAKVPDSIGNLSGSELKVEVMEEKLLRDLTREVCSVLWALASPSLNSGLPSLEQLGPSNRMDSSLKNLESFASSSLIGFLMVHIGTALPALRISVEVFTWTDSDAVTKVISFCGALIHLAVATNQAELRQFVAKDLFSSIIHGLSVESNSIMSADLVGLCREIYVYLSNRDPAPRLVLLSLPHIKKEDLLAFDDSLSKTASPKEQKQHMRSLLLLATGNKLRALAAQKTTNVITNVTTRNRSSTTHHGSNAEEDDHIGLAALSPT
- the LOC133901377 gene encoding protein HASTY 1-like isoform X2 produces the protein MAADPAAAAAAAAISAVMDWRSSPDARASAFAYLESVKSGDVRALASVSFLLVRKDQTLEIRLHGFKMLQHLVRLRWEELAAAERNEFANLTINLISEVVGPHEEWALKSQTAALVAEVVRREGVPLWNTLLPSIVSLSNRGPIEAELVAMILRWLPEDITVHNEDLEGDRRRSLLRGLTDSLPQILPLLYSLLEKHFVAALSEHAKHQMDLAKQHAGTVTAVLNAVNAYAEWAPVTDLARFGLIHGCGSLLSYSDFQLHACEFFKVICQRKRPVDVAVAEYDATMCNIFQVLMNTSQQFLTRSKMQPSAIDESEYEFATCVCETMVALGSSNMQCILADGATTFHFLQQMLEYYQHYRVVLHFHSLLFWLVVLREPSKAKSVARVSGDNSATGNSASTGDCSMEKEKKGVSVFVTDEIYSTILDISFKKMLKNSASASSGLVELWSEELEGKSDFSNYRTKLLDLIKVIASQRPVITAASVVQRVNVVFGDTNQATKSPQDLDAMEGAQLGLEAVVSAIFDGSVDYGKTDHETKSQIHNIFEGLLQQLLSLKWTEPNLAVIHGHYLDALGPFLRHYPDAVASVVNKLFELLTSLPITFQDSSNNSRLARLQICSSFIRISRAADKALLPHMKNIADTMAYLQGEGRLLRGEHNHLCEAFLVMASSAGIQQQQEVLAWLLEPLNKMWTQVEWQTAYLSDPSGLTNMFGDSQFMWSIYHTVTLFEKALKRSGTKKSTATPQAPTAMAVPGNLHPMSSHLPWILPPLLKLLRCIHALWAEPFAVSQTEEIKAAKSMTVAEQASLLGVTGKLTKVQVAPADGLLDAQREGESKENNIRNWLRGIRDSGYNVLGLAATLGEAFYGCIEGSSATLALMENVQVMEFRHLRQLIHLVIIPFVKYCPAELWQVWLLNLLQPLFVHCQQALHYSWSGLLHEGRAKVPDSIGNLSGSELKVEVMEEKLLRDLTREVCSVLWALASPSLNSGLPSLEQLGPSNRMDSSLKNLESFASSSLIGFLMVHIGTALPALRISVEVFTWTDSDAVTKVISFCDLVGLCREIYVYLSNRDPAPRLVLLSLPHIKKEDLLAFDDSLSKTASPKEQKQHMRSLLLLATGNKLRALAAQKTTNVITNVTTRNRSSTTHHGSNAEEDDHIGLAALSPT
- the LOC133901377 gene encoding protein HASTY 1-like isoform X3, which codes for MAADPAAAAAAAAISAVMDWRSSPDARASAFAYLESVKSGDVRALASVSFLLVRKDQTLEIRLHGFKMLQHLVRLRWEELAAAERNEFANLTINLISEVVGPHEEWALKSQTAALVAEVVRREGVPLWNTLLPSIVSLSNRGPIEAELVAMILRWLPEDITVHNEDLEGDRRRSLLRGLTDSLPQILPLLYSLLEKHFVAALSEHAKHQMDLAKQHAGTVTAVLNAVNAYAEWAPVTDLARFGLIHGCGSLLSYSDFQLHACEFFKVICQRKRPVDVAVAEYDATMCNIFQVLMNTSQQFLTRSKMQPSAIDESEYEFATCVCETMVALGSSNMQCILADGATTFHFLQQMLEYYQHYRVVLHFHSLLFWLVVLREPSKAKSVARVSGDNSATGNSASTGDCSMEKEKKGVSVFVTDEIYSTILDISFKKMLKNSASASSGLVELWSEELEGKSDFSNYRTKLLDLIKVIASQRPVITAASVVQRVNVVFGDTNQATKSPQDLDAMEGAQLGLEAVVSAIFDGSVDYGKTDHETKSQIHNIFEGLLQQLLSLKWTEPNLAVIHGHYLDALGPFLRHYPDAVASVVNKLFELLTSLPITFQDSSNNSRLARLQICSSFIRISRAADKALLPHMKNIADTMAYLQGEGRLLRGEHNHLCEAFLVMASSAGIQQQQEVLAWLLEPLNKMWTQVEWQTAYLSDPSGLTNMFGDSQFMWSIYHTVTLFEKALKRSGTKKSTATPQAPTAMAVPGNLHPMSSHLPWILPPLLKLLRCIHALWAEPFAVSQTEEIKAAKSMTVAEQASLLGVTGKLTKVQVAPADGLLDAQREGESKENNIRNWLRGIRDSGYNVLGLAATLGEAFYGCIEGSSATLALMENVQVMEFRHLRQLIHLVIIPFVKYCPAELWQVWLLNLLQPLFVHCQQALHYSWSGLLHEGRAKVPDSIGNLSGSELKVEVMEEKLLRDLTREVCSVLWALASPSLNSGLPSLEQLGPSNRMDSSLKNLESFASSSLIGFLMVHIGTALPALRISVEVFTWTDSDAVTKVISFCGALIHLAVATNQAESCWTLS